A single window of Ananas comosus cultivar F153 linkage group 17, ASM154086v1, whole genome shotgun sequence DNA harbors:
- the LOC109722764 gene encoding uncharacterized protein LOC109722764 isoform X1 — protein MGCASSIPKRYNAGRRRRRKKQSILNEVAVYVPALWVPLASDVVRPLRGLVSRDVLDRLSALRGRIVSLAEENYLATVPTVSELLHALEEYLPILLGLAKKDNRLEALVEFKWKNLGDDQECCFSSAWYEVLSVVHMIAMLSLMEANLMLVPRNGQDACEMKVSEDSKKDVIDLLIKASGCLDYCAHHIIVHIPSQIRKNLPNTFQEGTLEAASIQALAQGVEMQLGLAIESEKATLSVKRRLACEEVSYFSQAHYCLSGCDTSDAYGKKLLLFIKWKYLEAKAAAYYYHGLVLDKGSEPSNHISAVCCLCAADELLIDSKRACLSFCLASPVTRVPPAWGVMKNLHKKVPDVARKKFQTYSYLIEQDKNALLHSLPDLPEFPLSLRSDAYELPQIDASWDSEDCQPQIQSLKEHLKDDEDEIEAEQ, from the exons ATGGGATGCGCTTCATCCATCCCGAAGCGATACAATGCAggtaggcggcggcggaggaagaaACAGAGCATACTTAATGAGGTGGCCGTGTACGTGCCGGCCCTCTGGGTCCCGTTGGCCTCCGATGTCGTCCGCCCTCTCAGAGGACTTGTATCGCGGGATGTCTTAGACCGGCTCTCTGCACTCCGTGGCAGGATTGTGTCGTTGGCCGAAGAGAATT ATCTTGCCACTGTGCCTACTGTTTCGGAGCTCCTGCATGCGCTTGAAGAGTACTTGCCTATTCTTCTTGGTTTGGCCAAAAAAG ATAACCGTCTCGAAGCATTGGTAGAATTCAAATGGAAAAATTTAGGAGATGATCAA GAATGTTGTTTTTCCAGTGCTTGGTATGAAGTACTATCGGTTGTTCACATGATTGCAATGCTTTCATTGATGGAAGCAAACTTGATGCTGGTTCCAAGAAATGGTCAAGATGCATGTGAAATGAAAGTATCTGAAG ATTCCAAGAAAGATGTCATTGATTTGTTGATCAAGGCATCAGGATGCTTGGATTATTGTGCTCATCACATAATTGTTCACATTCCTTCACAGATTAG GAAGAATTTACCAAACACCTTTCAAGAGGGCACGCTGGAAGCTGCTTCAATTCAGGCATTGGCACAG GGTGTAGAAATGCAGCTTGGGTTGGCTATTGAATCTGAAAAGGCCACCTTATCTGTAAAGAGGAGGTTGGCATGTGAGGAGGTCAGCTATTTTTCACAG GCCCATTACTGCTTATCAGGATGCGACACCAGTGATGCGTACGGAAAGAAGCTTCTCTTGTTCATTAAATGGAAGTACTTAGAGGCAAAG GCTGCGGCATATTACTATCATGGTCTTGTTCTTGACAAGGGCAGTGAACCGAGCAATCACATCAGTGCAGTTTGCTGCCTTTGTGCTGCAGACGAACTCCTCATTGATAGCAAGAGGGCTTGCTTAAGTTTTTGCTTGGCTTCTCCGGTAACCAG GGTACCTCCCGCATGGGGTGTTATGAAAAATTTGCATAAGAAAGTTCCTGATGTAGCACGCAAGAAGTTTCAGACATATTCATACCTTATCGAACAAGATAAGAATGC GCTACTCCATTCTTTACCCGACCTTCCAGAGTTCCCGCTGTCACTGAGATCCGACGCGTACGAGTTGCCACAAATCGATGCATCATGGGACAGTGAGGATTGCCAACCTCAGATTCAAAGCCTCAAGGAGCATCTCAAAGACGACGAAGATGAAATAGAAGCCGAACAATAA
- the LOC109722764 gene encoding uncharacterized protein LOC109722764 isoform X2, whose amino-acid sequence MGCASSIPKRYNAGRRRRRKKQSILNEVAVYVPALWVPLASDVVRPLRGLVSRDVLDRLSALRGRIVSLAEENYLATVPTVSELLHALEEYLPILLGLAKKDNRLEALVEFKWKNLGDDQECCFSSAWYEVLSVVHMIAMLSLMEANLMLVPRNGQDACEMKVSEDSKKDVIDLLIKASGCLDYCAHHIIVHIPSQIRKNLPNTFQEGTLEAASIQALAQGVEMQLGLAIESEKATLSVKRRLACEEVSYFSQAAAYYYHGLVLDKGSEPSNHISAVCCLCAADELLIDSKRACLSFCLASPVTRVPPAWGVMKNLHKKVPDVARKKFQTYSYLIEQDKNALLHSLPDLPEFPLSLRSDAYELPQIDASWDSEDCQPQIQSLKEHLKDDEDEIEAEQ is encoded by the exons ATGGGATGCGCTTCATCCATCCCGAAGCGATACAATGCAggtaggcggcggcggaggaagaaACAGAGCATACTTAATGAGGTGGCCGTGTACGTGCCGGCCCTCTGGGTCCCGTTGGCCTCCGATGTCGTCCGCCCTCTCAGAGGACTTGTATCGCGGGATGTCTTAGACCGGCTCTCTGCACTCCGTGGCAGGATTGTGTCGTTGGCCGAAGAGAATT ATCTTGCCACTGTGCCTACTGTTTCGGAGCTCCTGCATGCGCTTGAAGAGTACTTGCCTATTCTTCTTGGTTTGGCCAAAAAAG ATAACCGTCTCGAAGCATTGGTAGAATTCAAATGGAAAAATTTAGGAGATGATCAA GAATGTTGTTTTTCCAGTGCTTGGTATGAAGTACTATCGGTTGTTCACATGATTGCAATGCTTTCATTGATGGAAGCAAACTTGATGCTGGTTCCAAGAAATGGTCAAGATGCATGTGAAATGAAAGTATCTGAAG ATTCCAAGAAAGATGTCATTGATTTGTTGATCAAGGCATCAGGATGCTTGGATTATTGTGCTCATCACATAATTGTTCACATTCCTTCACAGATTAG GAAGAATTTACCAAACACCTTTCAAGAGGGCACGCTGGAAGCTGCTTCAATTCAGGCATTGGCACAG GGTGTAGAAATGCAGCTTGGGTTGGCTATTGAATCTGAAAAGGCCACCTTATCTGTAAAGAGGAGGTTGGCATGTGAGGAGGTCAGCTATTTTTCACAG GCTGCGGCATATTACTATCATGGTCTTGTTCTTGACAAGGGCAGTGAACCGAGCAATCACATCAGTGCAGTTTGCTGCCTTTGTGCTGCAGACGAACTCCTCATTGATAGCAAGAGGGCTTGCTTAAGTTTTTGCTTGGCTTCTCCGGTAACCAG GGTACCTCCCGCATGGGGTGTTATGAAAAATTTGCATAAGAAAGTTCCTGATGTAGCACGCAAGAAGTTTCAGACATATTCATACCTTATCGAACAAGATAAGAATGC GCTACTCCATTCTTTACCCGACCTTCCAGAGTTCCCGCTGTCACTGAGATCCGACGCGTACGAGTTGCCACAAATCGATGCATCATGGGACAGTGAGGATTGCCAACCTCAGATTCAAAGCCTCAAGGAGCATCTCAAAGACGACGAAGATGAAATAGAAGCCGAACAATAA
- the LOC109723468 gene encoding uncharacterized protein LOC109723468 isoform X3 has product MGDCAAVPLCAQYQIQRLTFNDNRFIPRNVSIRLLRRNCNLREGQLIYGLKSSKVHVMKIPLPASNGLGSRKEHSLKCHCTWSFMDSEGVVPLNWMLVDQTLLTVSIIFTYMAGVIPQRRNFPSFTSSSRRKYKDAADSTNYGSGSDSWGEVRAKLLEALKAHEQNGDSDDVAIKFENCSKSYPLNMFAINEGPRLRLLWAAFQQLQQEVINISRAGRENWMVIVTDVIKGSIEAIYIKWLEDELRLKIGEPNTKLLTSTIGKLKGDDRILQNFNRSGKGELYSDLLFFLRFGSLRNGCCYDTKFLTENGVIILEDLVIWLADVTASFYLELVSIDGDTPSEISVLGLSLCSLSTRSLQRLRNEVALNRWLQQNFESVVAMFDDRYELYVLSRQQREMPENHKRAIWWKRFAFRNSEAPSVENFVQISPFSLPAKRTKELRALTGWRYYFSLVLEFSDITMPFLRAVCTKISNAVSFFLVCMIGRSVGLIFTGIRQSLGWSS; this is encoded by the exons ATGGGGGATTGCGCTGCTGTGCCATTATGTGCTCAGTATCAAATACAAAGGCTTACTTTCAATGATAATCGTTTCATACCCAGGAATGTGTCTATTAGACTGCTGAGAAG GAACTGCAATTTGAGAGAAGGTCAACTCATCTATGGGTTAAAATCATCAAAGGTACATGTGATGAAAATTCCTCTTCCTGCATCAAATGGACTTGGTTCTAGAAAAGAGCATTCCTTGAAGTGTCATTGCACTTGGTCATTCATGGACTCAGAGGGTGTAGTTCCGTTGAATTGGATGCTTGTTGATCAAACGCTTCTAACAGTTAGCATAATATTTACATACATGGCTGGTGTGATACCTCAAAGAAGGAACTTTCCAAGTTTTACAAGTAGCAGTAGAAGGAAATATAAAGATGCTGCAGATTCTACCAATTATGGTAG TGGAAGTGATTCCTGGGGCGAAGTGAGAGCAAAACTCCTAGAAGCTTTGAAAGCACATGAACAGAATGGTGATTCAGATGATGTAGCAATCAAATTTGAGAACTGCAGCAAAAGTTATCCTTTGAATATGTTTGCTATAAATGAAGGCCCCAGGTTGCGACTCTTGTGGGCTGCTTTCCAACAACTGCAACAAGAG GTCATTAATATCTCACGAGCTGGAAGGGAAAATTGGATGGTAATTGTCACAGATGTTATAAAGGGGTCTATTGAGGCAATATACATAAAATGGCTTGAAGATGAGCTGAGGCTGAAAATTGGGGAGCCCAATACA AAGTTACTTACTAGTACCATTGGGAAGTTGAAAGGAGATGATAGAATCTTACAGAACTTCAATAGATCAGGGAAGGGTGAACTATATTCAGACTTACTGTTCTTTCTCAGATTTGGGTCTCTCAG AAATGGTTGCTGTTATGATACTAAATTTCTGACTGAGAATGGAGTTATTATTTTGGAAGATCTGGTGATCTGGTTGGCAGATGTAACAGCCAGTTTTTATCTAGAGCTTGTCTCCATTGATGGTGACACACCTAGTGAGATAAGTGTTTTGGGCCTGTCTCTTTGTTCTCTCTCTACCAGATCGCTTCAAAGACTACGCAATGAG GTGGCACTGAACCGTTGGCTGCAGCAAAATTTTGAGTCAGTTGTTGCAATGTTTGACGACAGGTATGAATTGTATGTTCTCTCCAGGCAGCAAAGAGAGATGCCGGAGAATCATAAAAGGGCCATTTGGTGGAAAAGGTTTGCTTTTAGAAACTCTGAGGCGCCATCTGTTGAAAATTTTGTTCAGATCAGCCCATTTTCCTTGCCTGCTAAACGGACTAAGGAGTTGAGAGCCTTGACTGGATG GAGGTATTACTTCAGCTTGGTTTTGGAGTTCTCGGATATCACAATGCCTTTCCTTAGAGCTGTTTGCACCAAGATCAGCAATGCGGTGTCCTTCTTCCTTGTCTGTATGATTGGGAGATCAGTCGGACTTATTTTTACCGGAATTAGGCAATCCCTTGGCTGGAG TTCTTGA
- the LOC109723468 gene encoding uncharacterized protein LOC109723468 isoform X1: protein MGDCAAVPLCAQYQIQRLTFNDNRFIPRNVSIRLLRRNCNLREGQLIYGLKSSKVHVMKIPLPASNGLGSRKEHSLKCHCTWSFMDSEGVVPLNWMLVDQTLLTVSIIFTYMAGVIPQRRNFPSFTSSSRRKYKDAADSTNYGSGSDSWGEVRAKLLEALKAHEQNGDSDDVAIKFENCSKSYPLNMFAINEGPRLRLLWAAFQQLQQEVINISRAGRENWMVIVTDVIKGSIEAIYIKWLEDELRLKIGEPNTKLLTSTIGKLKGDDRILQNFNRSGKGELYSDLLFFLRFGSLRNGCCYDTKFLTENGVIILEDLVIWLADVTASFYLELVSIDGDTPSEISVLGLSLCSLSTRSLQRLRNEVALNRWLQQNFESVVAMFDDRYELYVLSRQQREMPENHKRAIWWKRFAFRNSEAPSVENFVQISPFSLPAKRTKELRALTGWRYYFSLVLEFSDITMPFLRAVCTKISNAVSFFLVCMIGRSVGLIFTGIRQSLGWRIGQEHSAQ, encoded by the exons ATGGGGGATTGCGCTGCTGTGCCATTATGTGCTCAGTATCAAATACAAAGGCTTACTTTCAATGATAATCGTTTCATACCCAGGAATGTGTCTATTAGACTGCTGAGAAG GAACTGCAATTTGAGAGAAGGTCAACTCATCTATGGGTTAAAATCATCAAAGGTACATGTGATGAAAATTCCTCTTCCTGCATCAAATGGACTTGGTTCTAGAAAAGAGCATTCCTTGAAGTGTCATTGCACTTGGTCATTCATGGACTCAGAGGGTGTAGTTCCGTTGAATTGGATGCTTGTTGATCAAACGCTTCTAACAGTTAGCATAATATTTACATACATGGCTGGTGTGATACCTCAAAGAAGGAACTTTCCAAGTTTTACAAGTAGCAGTAGAAGGAAATATAAAGATGCTGCAGATTCTACCAATTATGGTAG TGGAAGTGATTCCTGGGGCGAAGTGAGAGCAAAACTCCTAGAAGCTTTGAAAGCACATGAACAGAATGGTGATTCAGATGATGTAGCAATCAAATTTGAGAACTGCAGCAAAAGTTATCCTTTGAATATGTTTGCTATAAATGAAGGCCCCAGGTTGCGACTCTTGTGGGCTGCTTTCCAACAACTGCAACAAGAG GTCATTAATATCTCACGAGCTGGAAGGGAAAATTGGATGGTAATTGTCACAGATGTTATAAAGGGGTCTATTGAGGCAATATACATAAAATGGCTTGAAGATGAGCTGAGGCTGAAAATTGGGGAGCCCAATACA AAGTTACTTACTAGTACCATTGGGAAGTTGAAAGGAGATGATAGAATCTTACAGAACTTCAATAGATCAGGGAAGGGTGAACTATATTCAGACTTACTGTTCTTTCTCAGATTTGGGTCTCTCAG AAATGGTTGCTGTTATGATACTAAATTTCTGACTGAGAATGGAGTTATTATTTTGGAAGATCTGGTGATCTGGTTGGCAGATGTAACAGCCAGTTTTTATCTAGAGCTTGTCTCCATTGATGGTGACACACCTAGTGAGATAAGTGTTTTGGGCCTGTCTCTTTGTTCTCTCTCTACCAGATCGCTTCAAAGACTACGCAATGAG GTGGCACTGAACCGTTGGCTGCAGCAAAATTTTGAGTCAGTTGTTGCAATGTTTGACGACAGGTATGAATTGTATGTTCTCTCCAGGCAGCAAAGAGAGATGCCGGAGAATCATAAAAGGGCCATTTGGTGGAAAAGGTTTGCTTTTAGAAACTCTGAGGCGCCATCTGTTGAAAATTTTGTTCAGATCAGCCCATTTTCCTTGCCTGCTAAACGGACTAAGGAGTTGAGAGCCTTGACTGGATG GAGGTATTACTTCAGCTTGGTTTTGGAGTTCTCGGATATCACAATGCCTTTCCTTAGAGCTGTTTGCACCAAGATCAGCAATGCGGTGTCCTTCTTCCTTGTCTGTATGATTGGGAGATCAGTCGGACTTATTTTTACCGGAATTAGGCAATCCCTTGGCTGGAG
- the LOC109723468 gene encoding uncharacterized protein LOC109723468 isoform X2, whose amino-acid sequence MGDCAAVPLCAQYQIQRLTFNDNRFIPRNVSIRLLRRNCNLREGQLIYGLKSSKVHVMKIPLPASNGLGSRKEHSLKCHCTWSFMDSEGVVPLNWMLVDQTLLTVSIIFTYMAGVIPQRRNFPSFTSSSRRKYKDAADSTNYGSGSDSWGEVRAKLLEALKAHEQNGDSDDVAIKFENCSKSYPLNMFAINEGPRLRLLWAAFQQLQQEVINISRAGRENWMVIVTDVIKGSIEAIYIKWLEDELRLKIGEPNTLLTSTIGKLKGDDRILQNFNRSGKGELYSDLLFFLRFGSLRNGCCYDTKFLTENGVIILEDLVIWLADVTASFYLELVSIDGDTPSEISVLGLSLCSLSTRSLQRLRNEVALNRWLQQNFESVVAMFDDRYELYVLSRQQREMPENHKRAIWWKRFAFRNSEAPSVENFVQISPFSLPAKRTKELRALTGWRYYFSLVLEFSDITMPFLRAVCTKISNAVSFFLVCMIGRSVGLIFTGIRQSLGWRIGQEHSAQ is encoded by the exons ATGGGGGATTGCGCTGCTGTGCCATTATGTGCTCAGTATCAAATACAAAGGCTTACTTTCAATGATAATCGTTTCATACCCAGGAATGTGTCTATTAGACTGCTGAGAAG GAACTGCAATTTGAGAGAAGGTCAACTCATCTATGGGTTAAAATCATCAAAGGTACATGTGATGAAAATTCCTCTTCCTGCATCAAATGGACTTGGTTCTAGAAAAGAGCATTCCTTGAAGTGTCATTGCACTTGGTCATTCATGGACTCAGAGGGTGTAGTTCCGTTGAATTGGATGCTTGTTGATCAAACGCTTCTAACAGTTAGCATAATATTTACATACATGGCTGGTGTGATACCTCAAAGAAGGAACTTTCCAAGTTTTACAAGTAGCAGTAGAAGGAAATATAAAGATGCTGCAGATTCTACCAATTATGGTAG TGGAAGTGATTCCTGGGGCGAAGTGAGAGCAAAACTCCTAGAAGCTTTGAAAGCACATGAACAGAATGGTGATTCAGATGATGTAGCAATCAAATTTGAGAACTGCAGCAAAAGTTATCCTTTGAATATGTTTGCTATAAATGAAGGCCCCAGGTTGCGACTCTTGTGGGCTGCTTTCCAACAACTGCAACAAGAG GTCATTAATATCTCACGAGCTGGAAGGGAAAATTGGATGGTAATTGTCACAGATGTTATAAAGGGGTCTATTGAGGCAATATACATAAAATGGCTTGAAGATGAGCTGAGGCTGAAAATTGGGGAGCCCAATACA TTACTTACTAGTACCATTGGGAAGTTGAAAGGAGATGATAGAATCTTACAGAACTTCAATAGATCAGGGAAGGGTGAACTATATTCAGACTTACTGTTCTTTCTCAGATTTGGGTCTCTCAG AAATGGTTGCTGTTATGATACTAAATTTCTGACTGAGAATGGAGTTATTATTTTGGAAGATCTGGTGATCTGGTTGGCAGATGTAACAGCCAGTTTTTATCTAGAGCTTGTCTCCATTGATGGTGACACACCTAGTGAGATAAGTGTTTTGGGCCTGTCTCTTTGTTCTCTCTCTACCAGATCGCTTCAAAGACTACGCAATGAG GTGGCACTGAACCGTTGGCTGCAGCAAAATTTTGAGTCAGTTGTTGCAATGTTTGACGACAGGTATGAATTGTATGTTCTCTCCAGGCAGCAAAGAGAGATGCCGGAGAATCATAAAAGGGCCATTTGGTGGAAAAGGTTTGCTTTTAGAAACTCTGAGGCGCCATCTGTTGAAAATTTTGTTCAGATCAGCCCATTTTCCTTGCCTGCTAAACGGACTAAGGAGTTGAGAGCCTTGACTGGATG GAGGTATTACTTCAGCTTGGTTTTGGAGTTCTCGGATATCACAATGCCTTTCCTTAGAGCTGTTTGCACCAAGATCAGCAATGCGGTGTCCTTCTTCCTTGTCTGTATGATTGGGAGATCAGTCGGACTTATTTTTACCGGAATTAGGCAATCCCTTGGCTGGAG
- the LOC109723468 gene encoding uncharacterized protein LOC109723468 isoform X4, protein MGDCAAVPLCAQYQIQRLTFNDNRFIPRNVSIRLLRRNCNLREGQLIYGLKSSKVHVMKIPLPASNGLGSRKEHSLKCHCTWSFMDSEGVVPLNWMLVDQTLLTVSIIFTYMAGVIPQRRNFPSFTSSSRRKYKDAADSTNYGSGSDSWGEVRAKLLEALKAHEQNGDSDDVAIKFENCSKSYPLNMFAINEGPRLRLLWAAFQQLQQEVINISRAGRENWMVIVTDVIKGSIEAIYIKWLEDELRLKIGEPNTKLLTSTIGKLKGDDRILQNFNRSGKGELYSDLLFFLRFGSLRNGCCYDTKFLTENGVIILEDLVIWLADVTASFYLELVSIDGDTPSEISVLGLSLCSLSTRSLQRLRNEVALNRWLQQNFESVVAMFDDRYELYVLSRQQREMPENHKRAIWWKRFAFRNSEAPSVENFVQISPFSLPAKRTKELRALTGWRYYFSLVLEFSDITMPFLRAVCTKISNAVSFFLVCMIGRSVGLIFTGIRQSLGWR, encoded by the exons ATGGGGGATTGCGCTGCTGTGCCATTATGTGCTCAGTATCAAATACAAAGGCTTACTTTCAATGATAATCGTTTCATACCCAGGAATGTGTCTATTAGACTGCTGAGAAG GAACTGCAATTTGAGAGAAGGTCAACTCATCTATGGGTTAAAATCATCAAAGGTACATGTGATGAAAATTCCTCTTCCTGCATCAAATGGACTTGGTTCTAGAAAAGAGCATTCCTTGAAGTGTCATTGCACTTGGTCATTCATGGACTCAGAGGGTGTAGTTCCGTTGAATTGGATGCTTGTTGATCAAACGCTTCTAACAGTTAGCATAATATTTACATACATGGCTGGTGTGATACCTCAAAGAAGGAACTTTCCAAGTTTTACAAGTAGCAGTAGAAGGAAATATAAAGATGCTGCAGATTCTACCAATTATGGTAG TGGAAGTGATTCCTGGGGCGAAGTGAGAGCAAAACTCCTAGAAGCTTTGAAAGCACATGAACAGAATGGTGATTCAGATGATGTAGCAATCAAATTTGAGAACTGCAGCAAAAGTTATCCTTTGAATATGTTTGCTATAAATGAAGGCCCCAGGTTGCGACTCTTGTGGGCTGCTTTCCAACAACTGCAACAAGAG GTCATTAATATCTCACGAGCTGGAAGGGAAAATTGGATGGTAATTGTCACAGATGTTATAAAGGGGTCTATTGAGGCAATATACATAAAATGGCTTGAAGATGAGCTGAGGCTGAAAATTGGGGAGCCCAATACA AAGTTACTTACTAGTACCATTGGGAAGTTGAAAGGAGATGATAGAATCTTACAGAACTTCAATAGATCAGGGAAGGGTGAACTATATTCAGACTTACTGTTCTTTCTCAGATTTGGGTCTCTCAG AAATGGTTGCTGTTATGATACTAAATTTCTGACTGAGAATGGAGTTATTATTTTGGAAGATCTGGTGATCTGGTTGGCAGATGTAACAGCCAGTTTTTATCTAGAGCTTGTCTCCATTGATGGTGACACACCTAGTGAGATAAGTGTTTTGGGCCTGTCTCTTTGTTCTCTCTCTACCAGATCGCTTCAAAGACTACGCAATGAG GTGGCACTGAACCGTTGGCTGCAGCAAAATTTTGAGTCAGTTGTTGCAATGTTTGACGACAGGTATGAATTGTATGTTCTCTCCAGGCAGCAAAGAGAGATGCCGGAGAATCATAAAAGGGCCATTTGGTGGAAAAGGTTTGCTTTTAGAAACTCTGAGGCGCCATCTGTTGAAAATTTTGTTCAGATCAGCCCATTTTCCTTGCCTGCTAAACGGACTAAGGAGTTGAGAGCCTTGACTGGATG GAGGTATTACTTCAGCTTGGTTTTGGAGTTCTCGGATATCACAATGCCTTTCCTTAGAGCTGTTTGCACCAAGATCAGCAATGCGGTGTCCTTCTTCCTTGTCTGTATGATTGGGAGATCAGTCGGACTTATTTTTACCGGAATTAGGCAATCCCTTGGCTGGAGGTAA
- the LOC109723468 gene encoding uncharacterized protein LOC109723468 isoform X5, whose translation MGDCAAVPLCAQYQIQRLTFNDNRFIPRNVSIRLLRRNCNLREGQLIYGLKSSKVHVMKIPLPASNGLGSRKEHSLKCHCTWSFMDSEGVVPLNWMLVDQTLLTVSIIFTYMAGVIPQRRNFPSFTSSSRRKYKDAADSTNYGSGSDSWGEVRAKLLEALKAHEQNGDSDDVAIKFENCSKSYPLNMFAINEGPRLRLLWAAFQQLQQEVINISRAGRENWMVIVTDVIKGSIEAIYIKWLEDELRLKIGEPNTLLTSTIGKLKGDDRILQNFNRSGKGELYSDLLFFLRFGSLRNGCCYDTKFLTENGVIILEDLVIWLADVTASFYLELVSIDGDTPSEISVLGLSLCSLSTRSLQRLRNEVALNRWLQQNFESVVAMFDDRYELYVLSRQQREMPENHKRAIWWKRFAFRNSEAPSVENFVQISPFSLPAKRTKELRALTGWRYYFSLVLEFSDITMPFLRAVCTKISNAVSFFLVCMIGRSVGLIFTGIRQSLGWR comes from the exons ATGGGGGATTGCGCTGCTGTGCCATTATGTGCTCAGTATCAAATACAAAGGCTTACTTTCAATGATAATCGTTTCATACCCAGGAATGTGTCTATTAGACTGCTGAGAAG GAACTGCAATTTGAGAGAAGGTCAACTCATCTATGGGTTAAAATCATCAAAGGTACATGTGATGAAAATTCCTCTTCCTGCATCAAATGGACTTGGTTCTAGAAAAGAGCATTCCTTGAAGTGTCATTGCACTTGGTCATTCATGGACTCAGAGGGTGTAGTTCCGTTGAATTGGATGCTTGTTGATCAAACGCTTCTAACAGTTAGCATAATATTTACATACATGGCTGGTGTGATACCTCAAAGAAGGAACTTTCCAAGTTTTACAAGTAGCAGTAGAAGGAAATATAAAGATGCTGCAGATTCTACCAATTATGGTAG TGGAAGTGATTCCTGGGGCGAAGTGAGAGCAAAACTCCTAGAAGCTTTGAAAGCACATGAACAGAATGGTGATTCAGATGATGTAGCAATCAAATTTGAGAACTGCAGCAAAAGTTATCCTTTGAATATGTTTGCTATAAATGAAGGCCCCAGGTTGCGACTCTTGTGGGCTGCTTTCCAACAACTGCAACAAGAG GTCATTAATATCTCACGAGCTGGAAGGGAAAATTGGATGGTAATTGTCACAGATGTTATAAAGGGGTCTATTGAGGCAATATACATAAAATGGCTTGAAGATGAGCTGAGGCTGAAAATTGGGGAGCCCAATACA TTACTTACTAGTACCATTGGGAAGTTGAAAGGAGATGATAGAATCTTACAGAACTTCAATAGATCAGGGAAGGGTGAACTATATTCAGACTTACTGTTCTTTCTCAGATTTGGGTCTCTCAG AAATGGTTGCTGTTATGATACTAAATTTCTGACTGAGAATGGAGTTATTATTTTGGAAGATCTGGTGATCTGGTTGGCAGATGTAACAGCCAGTTTTTATCTAGAGCTTGTCTCCATTGATGGTGACACACCTAGTGAGATAAGTGTTTTGGGCCTGTCTCTTTGTTCTCTCTCTACCAGATCGCTTCAAAGACTACGCAATGAG GTGGCACTGAACCGTTGGCTGCAGCAAAATTTTGAGTCAGTTGTTGCAATGTTTGACGACAGGTATGAATTGTATGTTCTCTCCAGGCAGCAAAGAGAGATGCCGGAGAATCATAAAAGGGCCATTTGGTGGAAAAGGTTTGCTTTTAGAAACTCTGAGGCGCCATCTGTTGAAAATTTTGTTCAGATCAGCCCATTTTCCTTGCCTGCTAAACGGACTAAGGAGTTGAGAGCCTTGACTGGATG GAGGTATTACTTCAGCTTGGTTTTGGAGTTCTCGGATATCACAATGCCTTTCCTTAGAGCTGTTTGCACCAAGATCAGCAATGCGGTGTCCTTCTTCCTTGTCTGTATGATTGGGAGATCAGTCGGACTTATTTTTACCGGAATTAGGCAATCCCTTGGCTGGAGGTAA